The genomic window AATAAAAATAAACTAAATTGTACACTAGAATTATTAAGTAACAATAAGTCTGTTATTTTAAAAGCTCCCAAAGAAGGTTACTCTAATGGGAAATCATATTCTTTAATTGTACACAATATACAATCTACAGATAACAAACTTCTAAAAAAAGATCATATAAAGCAATTTCAAATAGAAGCTACAAGTAATACTACTAATATAGTTGGAAATACTTCTGGTAACTTATTAGAAAACGGTTTTGTTGCTACTCAAGGTGATTGGATTTACTATATAAATCATTCTGATAATAATTCTATATATAAAATGAAAAAAAATGGGACAAATAAAATTAAGTTAAACAATAACAATAGTTCATACATTAATGTTATTGGTGAATGGATTTATTATATAGATTATGCCGATGAGTTTACTCCAACAGGAATATATAAACTCAAAACTGATGGTAGTAAAAATATTAAAATTAGAGATGTAAATGATGAAAAGAAAGATTTATATGCATTAGTTAAAAATAGTGATAATTTTAATGAATTTAAAGAACGCGTTATAAATAATCAACCACCCAATATTCGTAATTTAACTGTAATTAAAGATAAAATTTATTATATTTCTGCTATAGATGTTCATCTAGGATGTTATATAAGGATATTGAATCTTGATGGTCGTGTTGAAAATTCTATTAAACTTGACTACCCACCAGATAAAATGATTGTACACGATAATTACATTTATTATTGGAATTATTCATATAGCAGAAATAAATCTCCTATTTCTAGAATTAATATAGATGGAGTTAATCATATTATCCTTGATAAAGACGACGATTCTAGATTTCTTAATTCTGTTGATTTAGTTGGAGAACAAATATTTTTTGCTCAATCATATGATAATAAAAATTTATATAAAATAAATTTAGATGGTTCTAATAGAACTCTTATTACTTCTAATTTTTCTTCAAATTCTAATATAAATATTAACAATAATTGGATTTACTATGTTTATGATTCCTCAATATATAGATTAAATGTAAATGGAGATAAAAAACAAACCTTATATTCAATACCATCTGATTATTCGGCTAGTATAAACGTACTTGATAACTATATTTATATATTAGAAACAGACTCTAATAGCCATACAAAAATGTATAGACTTAATGTTAACACTCTTGAAAAAGAGGAACTATACTAAAATAATTATAATCCTAAAAAAATTTATCATTTCACAATACTATATCTATATTTTATGATAAATCAATTCAATTGATCATCTTCTTGAAGAAACAGGTGGTGTAGTTATAGATAATATATAATAATTCAAATTTAAAAAATGAGCAGAAGAACTCCTCTGCTCATTTTTTATTTGCCCTTTATTAATGATTTTTAACCTTCTAGAGAAGCCTTTCATGAAAAAATTGTTAAATACCTCATATACTTTTTATTTTACAACAAACAACCTATATGATATAATAAAGTTGTTTGTAAGAAAATACAAAAATTTTTATAGTATAATAATTTCATTAGAGAGGAGAATGTAATGTCTAAAAAAAATAAAAAGCAAAATATTACTTCAATTAATTGGGAGGAAAAATATTCCAGTTGGAAAGATTGGAAGTGGCAAATAAACCACAGTATAAAAGATATAGATACTTTTGAAAAATTACTAGGTATTACAATAGACGAAAAAGAAAAAAGTGACATGGAAATAACAATGCGTAAGTTTCCTATGTCTATAACCCCATACTATTTGTCTTTAATAGATGTTAATGACTATAAAAATGACCCTATCTATAAACAAGCTTTTCCATCCTCAAAAGAACTTATAATAAATAAATATGATATGATAGATCCATTAGCAGAAGACAAAGATAGTCCCGTAGAAGGCGTTACTCACCGTTATCCTGATAGAGTTTTACTGCATATAAGTAATGTATGTGGTATGTACTGTAGACATTGTACCAGAAAAAGAAAAGTTGGAGACATAGATTGTATTCCTGATAAAGAAACTATAAAAAAGGGAATTGATTATATAAAAAACACTCCACAAGTAAGAGATGTATTGTTATCAGGTGGAGATCCTTTTTTATTATCTGATGAATACTTAGAATGGATTTTAAAAGAAGTTAGCAGCATACCACACGTTGAAGTTATACGAATAGGTACAAGAACTCCTGTAGTATTACCTTACAGAATCACAGATAATCTAGTCAGCATGTTAAAAAAATATCATCCACTATGGATAAATACACATTTCAATCATCCAAGAGAAATCACAAAATCATCAAGAAATGCATTAAAAAAATTAGCTGATGCGGGAATTCCACTTGGTAATCAATCTGTATTATTAGCAGGTGTCAATGACTGTCCTCACATAATGAAAAAATTAGTTCAAAAATTAGTTCAAAATAGAGTAAGACCATATTATATCTATCAATGCGATATGTCAGAAGGCTTATCTCACTTTAGAACATCTATTGGAAAAGGAATCGAAATAATGGAATCTCTTCGAGGACATACGAGTGGATTTGCAATTCCAACTTTTGTTGTTGATGCCCCTGGTGGTGGTGGTAAAATTCCTGTTATGCCAAATTACCTAGTATCTTGGTCTGATAATAAGGTTATTTTAAGAAATTATGAAGGAGTTATAACCACTTATAATGAACCTGATTCCTATAAATCTAATTTATGTAATTTAGATTGTAATGCTTGTAATCTAACCTTGAACTTAGATGAAGCTGAAGAAATAAAAGCTATAGGTATTGAAAAATTACTTTGTGATTATGATAAAGCTATTTCCTTTGTTCCAAATAACAACGAAAGATTGGAGAGAAGAAAGAATGGATAATACAATAAGCAAAATAGGTAAATCACTGATTCAACATGATAAAGAAAATGACCGTATATATTTAATGAAGCTCCATAAAGATGATATTTCTTATATTACAAATACCTTAGACGAATTATCAAAAGAAAAAGGATACACAAAAATATTTGCAAAAATTCCTTGTAGTGCAAAATCAATTTTTTTAGAAAAGCATTATTGTATAGAAGCTGTAGTTCCTAATTTATACAAAGGAAAAGAAGATGGAATATTTATGGCTAAATATTTCTCTGAAGATAGACATGAAAAAAAAGATAAAGAGATTATTAATAAAGTTTTAGATAAATCCAAAGAGAATAAAAATACAAAAAAAGATTATCACCTACCAGAACAACTTAGTTATAGAAAAGCCTGTGCAGAAGACGCAAAAATAATTGCCGAATTTTATAAAGATATTTTTAAAACATACCCTTTTCCTATACATGATCATAAATATATTTTAAAAACTATGAATGAGAATGTTGTATATTTTTCCATTTGGAATGGTGATAAACTTGTAGCTATATCTTCTTCAGAAATGGATAAAGAAAAACTCAATGTTGAAATGACAGACTTTGGTACAAACCCTAAATATAGTGGTAAGGGATTAGCTGTTTATTTATTAAACAAAATGGAAGATGAAATGAGAAATAGAGGAATTAAAACAGCATATAGCATAGCCAGATCCATATCATATGGAATGAATATTACATTTTCTAAAAACAGCTATACCTTTGCCGGCACTTTAATTAACAACACTAATATTTCAGGTGGAATAGAAAGTATGAATGTGTGGTATAAAGAACTCTAATAATAAATATAAAACATTTTTATATTTAAATTAAGTTTTTGTGGCTTGTTTTATTTAAAAATTTCAAATTTTAATTTTTCCATTATTAAAAAATGAGCAGAATAAAACTTTCTGCTCATTTTATGTCTATTTCATATCTATCCTACTCTAATACTCTACTTTTCTTTAATAATTTAATTGAAGGAAAATTTAATAAAACGGGACTAAATGCTGTTTAAAAACTATTCCTTTTTAGTTAGCTTTAAAATTATAAACTGGCTTTATAACACTTATAACATCTAACGTATCTATTACATTTTCCATTATCTCATCTATAGGTTTATAAACCATTGGTGATTCATCTAAAGTATATTGCGAAACACATGATGTCCATACTCCATTCATCTTATTTTTAAATTCTTCTAATGAAAGCACTTTTTTAGCTTGTTTTCTAGAAAATATTCTTCCTGCTCCATGAGGCGCTGAAAAGTTCCAATCCTCATTTCCTTTACCTATACAAATCAAAGCCCCATCTTTCATGTTTATAGGTATTACTAGTTTTTCACCCTTTTGAGCTGAAACTGCACCTTTTCTTAAAATCATGTTTTCTATATCAATATAATTGTGTATAGTTGAAAAGTATTCTTCTGCCTTCCAACCCATATTTTTTAATATTATATCTGCCATAGCCCTGCGGTTTGTTTTAGCATAGTTTTGAATTATATTCATATCATGTATATAATCCTTAAAATTAGCTCCATCAACATACATAAGTTCTTTAGGATTTTGTGGTGGATGCTTTAGTTTCTTTAAAGTTTTTTCAATTTCACTAGCTTTTCCACAGGCTTTTAATTCATTTATTATTTTTTCTCTTTCATTCATAACTTTATCTCTGTTAAAATTCTTAACTGCTAAATCTTGATAATATTTAGCAACTTGTCCTCCAAGATATCTACTTCCACTGTGTATAAGAACATAGTATGCTCCTTCAATATCAACATCTACTTCAATAAAGTGATTTCCTCCCCCAAGTGTTCCAATACTATTTATAGCTCTGCTGCAATTAACATGCTTAATACATTTTAGTTCTTCTAAATTTATATCTTTTGAAAATCTATGAGATTTATCATGAATATTCATTCCATAAGGAATATTTTCTCTTATTACCTTATCTAACTTTTCAAAATCTATTTCTTTACTATCTATTTTTATAACATCTACGCCACATCCAATATCGACACCAACCAAATTAGGTACCACCTTATCTTTAATTGTCATAGTAGTACCTATAACACACCCCTTACCACTATGAGTATCTGGCATAATTCTTATTTTGCTATCTATAATAAACATTTGATTTAACAGAGTGTATAATTGAGAAATAGTTTCACTATCTATATTATCAGTAAATACCTTTGCTGAATTATATCTCCCTTTAATTTCTTGCATTCTTAACACCTCATCCAAATTGTATTTAATTTTCAAGGGAATCTATTTCCTAATTACATTTTTCTCACTCCTGCTTTAAATAATCTAGGTTAATTTTAGCATTTATTACTATTTAATTCAAACTCAAACATACAAAAACTTTTTCCATAATGATGCACTCATAGATAACACTTAAAGCAGTTTTAATACATGTTGTTTACTTTTTTTAGAGTGAATCTATTTAATAACAAATTTTTATCCATATAAAGGTTCCTATGTTAATAAAATGAGCAGAATAAAACTTTCTGCTCATTTTATTTTTATTTCTAAAAAACTAAACTATATTTTAATCACCCTTTACTTAACTACACATATAGTGTAAAATTACACTATATGTGTAGTTAGGAGAGGATTTTTTTGAATAAAACAGATTTTATAAAAAAGATAGATGAAAAACTAAAGCTTATAAGAAATGAAAAAGAATTTACTCAGGACAAAATGGCAGAAATAATAGGAATATCAAAAAAAACATTGGTTCAGATAGAAAAAGGTAGATCAAGCCTTGGATGGACTGGTGCTGTAGCAGTATGCACTATCTTTAAAGATTCAGAAATACTTCAAATGGCTTTTGGAGGGTCTTCTGAAGATTTAATACTGTCTATCGCATTTAACAATTATGAAGAGAACTATAAAAATACTTTGGGTGGAAAAGTATGGTGGATACCAATTAACAGCAAAGGAATTTATAGAATACAGCAAAATATAATAACAAATCATTATAGAATCTTAGATAATAAGGATAGAAGAATATGTTCCTCTTTTGATCTAGAGTATATGGAAAAAAGATTACAAGAACTATATACATAAGGAGAAAATAAATTATGATTACAGATATATTTAGAAAGTTAATACTTAAAAAGAAAGATAAATTTATATTTAAAGGCTATAAAAATGGTATGGTAGATTTTAATAAAATAGAGGAAAATACAGGTTTATACATACATATACCCTTTTGTAAAAGCATTTGTCCTTATTGTCCATATAATAAAGTAGTTTATGAAAAAGAAAAGGTAGAAAAATATAAAAATGCTTTACTAAATGAACTCAATTTCTATAAGAAACATTTAAAAAACAAAAATATTTCTTCCATATATATAGGGGGAGGAACCCCCACTCTTTTAATTGATGAAATAAAAGAAGTATTAGATTTTATAAAAAAAGAATTTAATTTTAATGGGGATGTTGGGATAGAAGTATATCCTAGAGAAGTAACAGAAGAACTTTTAAACAAAATACAACTTGCAGATATAACCCTTATAAGTTTAGGAATTCAAACTTTTAATGATGATAAATTAAATTTCCTAGGTAGAAGATATAAAAAAGCTGAAGCTGAAAATGCCTTAGAAAAAATACTTAAATTTAATTTTAAATGTGTAGATGTAGACATTATGACTAATATACCTGGACAAACTATTGATGATATTGAAAATGATTTAAGAAAGATTTATTCATACAACATTCATCAACTTTCTATATACCCACTTATAATATTTCCTATGACGTCTATGGATAGAATTATAAAAGAAAAAAAGTTAAGTAGGTTTAGTGAATTTGGGGAGAAAAAAATTCTTAATCTAATTGAAAATGTATCAAAGGAATATGGATATGAAAGAAGTTCTGTATGGACATATGGTAAAGCTGAAAATAACAGATACACCTCTGTCACCAGGGAGAGTTTTATAGGAATAGGCGCAGGTGCTAGCTCTCTTTTTTCTAATTATTTTTATTTAAACACATTTAATGTAGATGAATATATAAAGTGTAACACAATAGAATCTCCAACCCCTCCAATAAATCTAGTAAATACTATGACATCTAGGGAAAAGATGATATTTTGGATATTTTGGAGATGCTATGATGGAATAATTGATAACGATAGATTTTATGAACTATTTAATAAAGATATGGAAAAGGAATTTAAACTTTTATTTACAACTCTTAAGATATTAAGAATGTGTACTAAAAAAGGAAATAAAATTTTTCTAACACACCTTGGAAGATTTGCATATCATTATGTAGAAAAACAATATTCCATATACTATCTAAATTATTTATGGGGGGAATCCATGAAAAATCCTTGGATAGAAAGACTGGAATTATAAGGAGAATATATATGTGGAAGATGTGTAGAAATAGAAGGTTTATGTAAAGAATGTGGATATCTTTTTGCTGTAGAGTTTTCTATGTTGTTTGACGGTAATATAAAAGCTATATTCCAAATGTTAAAAACTTATTTAAGGTATGTATAATTATAGATTATTAGGTTATTATGGCAATCCACCTCTATATTCAATACATCCATAGATTAATTTCACTTTCATTAGTATTATTAATCTAAAAGGATATTTCATATAAATGCTTGTTTTTATTTTGCAAAAATAAAACTTCTTAAGAATTTAAATTTCTAAATCCTTAAGAAGTTTTATAACTCTTGCCCCCTCTGAGTCCTTTACACTTTTATCCAATAGCCTAGGCCCTTAGTAAGAGACATATCCGACTCACTGATAATTAAAACAAGAAAGTATTATCTTTAAAAATATTAACTTTCCTCATCCATATATAAATATAATTAGTAATAAAATATTAAAATGTTTTACTTTGAATATTCCTTAATTAATGTTTTTGTTACTTCAAGAACATAATTTTGACAATACTCTCCTGAGTTTCTATCGTACTCTTCATTATTCACTTCACTGTTAGATAATATCCTAATTCCTAGGAAAGGAATATTATATGCCTTTGCAACTTGCGCTGCTGAAGCTGTTTCCATCTCTTCTACTGATGTTCCATACTTTTTATTAATCCATTTAATTCTATCTAACTCACGGTTCCACTCATCAGCAGATCCAATAACTCCTTCTACCACTTTACCTTTTTTATATAGATTTGCTACACTTTTAGCAGATTTAATAAGCTGAGCATCACCTTCAAAATCTTTAAATTCCTTTGTTTCGCCGTTTACATTAACTTCTATATTCATTGGAATCCAATTTTCAGGGTGAATTCCTTTATTATAGTCACCATGCTCAGATCTAAGAGCTCCGAAATTAACAGATTTTTTTCCTATAACAATATCGCAACGATGTAATTGAGGATCATGTCCTCCAGCAGTTCCTTGATTTATTATTGCTCTAGGATTAAATTTTTCAATAGCTAACAGTGTTGATGCTGCAGCATTTGTCATACCTATTTCTGTTTTAGCAACAACTACAGGAAATTTATCTATTGTTCCTTTCCAAAAAGTCCAGCCACCATATGTAACTTTCTCAGCATTTTGCAGCTGTTTTACTAAACTTTGTGTTTCTACATCCATTGCCCCTTGAATTACAATTGGCCTAACTGCCTCTTTAGTTTTAGAATTACTGCATCCTATAAATGCAAATGTCATTATAATTCCTAAAATTACTGCTAAAAACCTTTTTCTCATGTTCATCTCTCATTATCCTTTCTTATGTAAAAAATAATTTATTTATAAATCCTCTTTTATGTTTATATAAAGAGTATTCTTGTACTATAAATAATGTTTTTAGATTAAATCTTAAACAGTAAATCAAAATTTTAATTTGTATAAATGCATTACTCATTTGAATATACAAAAGTAAGTTTCTTAAAGCTATTCAATGTTGTCCGTCTAACAAAAAAACACCTTGTCCAAATTAATGGCATAAGGTGTTAAATACATCATACATGCATGACAATAAAACACTTATAGCCAAACTATTTACGGTAGTTGGTAGAAACTTTTAGCCCATATTGCTAAATTTATATAAGCGAACATTTTTTTATATTTTTTATTAAATGTTTGTATTATACATTATACACTAGGTATTTATATATTTCAACACATAATTTTATATATTTTAACATGTATTGCAAATAAAAAACCGTACAATAACTATGATTCTTATGTATTTCTATATAATATTAAAGTGTAGTATATTATTTTATCTCATTAATTAATAATTTAAACTTATAAAAACCTAATCTTTCTTTTTATAACATATTTCTACATCAAATTGATATTTTCTTCCTAATATGTTAATCTATCATGGAGGTGTTTAAGATGAAAAAATTATTAAAAGTCGTTGGTGCAATAATTGAAAATGATAATAATGAAATATTGTGTGCTCTTCGTTCCCCTAAAATGACACTTCCTAACATGTGGGAATTTCCTGGTGGAAAAGTCGAAAAGAATGAAAGTTTGGGACAGGCTATAGTAAGAGAAATTCAAGAAGAATTAAAATGTTCTGTTGAAGATAAAGAAATATTTTATGATAACACTCATGATTATGAAAAATTTATTGTAAACCTAACAACAATAAAATGCAAAATTAAAGAAGGTACTCCTACTGCTAATGAGCACTCTAAACTTATATGGCTTAAAAGAGAAAATCTTAAATCATTGAATTGGGCACCAGCAGATATGCCAGCAGTAGAGCAGTTAGTCAATGAAAAAGTATAGTTTATCATTAAAATGGTCTATAAATAAATTTACAAATTTATTTATAGACCATTAACTTTCATTCCTTTTCATCCCCTATTAACATTAATTCTCTAATTCCATTTTTCTTCTTTTAGTATTCTCATCCTTTATTTTAATCACTATTCCTTATAAAATTTATTTCAGATAAATACTTATCAAACATCTTTAGTTATCACAAATAAATATCATCTATTAATGCATAAATGTATTAGTTAAAAATTAAAAATCATACTACTTGAATACATAAAGATATGACAAAATAAACAAAAAATATATATATCTTTTTGCAAGTGCTTACATATGCCGTATTGACAAAATCAGCTCAATTGTTATACTGTACTTATAAACAGTATAACAGTTATAACACCTTCAATAACTGATATAAAAGGAGAAAGCAACAATGAAACTTATTATTTCCAACGTTTCAGGGGTACCAATATATAAACAAATTAAAGAACAAATTAAAAGTGCCATATTATCTGGTGAACTGGAAGAAAACGAAGCACTCCCTTCTTTAAGAAAATTATCAAAACATTTAAAAATTAGTGTACTAACTACAACAAGGGCATACACAGAGCTTGAACAAGAAGGTTTTGTAAAAAACATTCAAGGCAAGGGTTGTTATGTAATGGAGCGTGGCTCTAAACTCATTCGAGAACATCTTATACGAGAAGTTGAAAAAAACTTGACTAATGCAATATTAGCAGCTAAAAGAGCAGATTTAAAAATAACAGATCTACACTCAATGCTTGATATCTTAGAGGAGGCTGAAGATGATGAATGATGCTTTAATAGTTAATAATCTTAGCAAAAATTATAGTAACTTTAAACTGAAAGATGTTAGCTTTCAGTTACCACAAGGCTATATCATGGGTTTAATTGGTAAAAATGGTTCTGGAAAAACAACCACTATTAGATGTATTTTAAATATGATTAAAAGAAATTCTGGAGAGATTTGCATATTTGGTAAGGATAATATTCAAGATGAATTAGAAATCAAAAAAAATATTGGTGCTGTTTTCGATTCCAATTTCTTTGTGGATAATTGGAATATTACAGATGTTGAAAAAACAGTTAGTATGTTTTATTCTCATTGGAATAAAGTATATTTTCATACTTTATTAAAAAAATTCCATTTAAACAAAAACAAAAAGGTAAAAGAACTTTCCAAAGGTATGCAAATGAAACTTATGCTTGCTTGTGCCTTATCTTATGATGCAAACCTTCTTATTTTAGATGAACCTACAAGTGGCCTTGATCCAGTTTCACGTGATGAATTGTTAGAAATATTAGCAGATTACATTGAAGATGGGGTGCACAGTATCTTATTCTCAACACATATTACAGAAGATTTAGATAAAATTGCTGACTATATTACTTATCTGAATAATGGAGAAGTATTCTATACTGGGGGAAAAGAAGAATTTATCGACCTATTTAGAATTGTAAAAGGTGGCCCAGAAGAACTTTCCTTAGATTTAAAAAATAAATTGGAAGGAATAAGAACGTTTCCCACAGGTTTTGAAGGACTTATTAAAACTCAATATGTAAAAGACTATCCAAGCTTATTATATGAA from Clostridium sp. MB40-C1 includes these protein-coding regions:
- a CDS encoding DUF5050 domain-containing protein, with amino-acid sequence MKTYLKNTILYSFVLFVVLIALCFTTCRITAAKTSSISNKLEVVQAHKNWTIHFNKPINSTYINNNYIYVEDENKNKLNCTLELLSNNKSVILKAPKEGYSNGKSYSLIVHNIQSTDNKLLKKDHIKQFQIEATSNTTNIVGNTSGNLLENGFVATQGDWIYYINHSDNNSIYKMKKNGTNKIKLNNNNSSYINVIGEWIYYIDYADEFTPTGIYKLKTDGSKNIKIRDVNDEKKDLYALVKNSDNFNEFKERVINNQPPNIRNLTVIKDKIYYISAIDVHLGCYIRILNLDGRVENSIKLDYPPDKMIVHDNYIYYWNYSYSRNKSPISRINIDGVNHIILDKDDDSRFLNSVDLVGEQIFFAQSYDNKNLYKINLDGSNRTLITSNFSSNSNININNNWIYYVYDSSIYRLNVNGDKKQTLYSIPSDYSASINVLDNYIYILETDSNSHTKMYRLNVNTLEKEELY
- the ablA gene encoding lysine 2,3-aminomutase, producing MSKKNKKQNITSINWEEKYSSWKDWKWQINHSIKDIDTFEKLLGITIDEKEKSDMEITMRKFPMSITPYYLSLIDVNDYKNDPIYKQAFPSSKELIINKYDMIDPLAEDKDSPVEGVTHRYPDRVLLHISNVCGMYCRHCTRKRKVGDIDCIPDKETIKKGIDYIKNTPQVRDVLLSGGDPFLLSDEYLEWILKEVSSIPHVEVIRIGTRTPVVLPYRITDNLVSMLKKYHPLWINTHFNHPREITKSSRNALKKLADAGIPLGNQSVLLAGVNDCPHIMKKLVQKLVQNRVRPYYIYQCDMSEGLSHFRTSIGKGIEIMESLRGHTSGFAIPTFVVDAPGGGGKIPVMPNYLVSWSDNKVILRNYEGVITTYNEPDSYKSNLCNLDCNACNLTLNLDEAEEIKAIGIEKLLCDYDKAISFVPNNNERLERRKNG
- the ablB gene encoding putative beta-lysine N-acetyltransferase translates to MDNTISKIGKSLIQHDKENDRIYLMKLHKDDISYITNTLDELSKEKGYTKIFAKIPCSAKSIFLEKHYCIEAVVPNLYKGKEDGIFMAKYFSEDRHEKKDKEIINKVLDKSKENKNTKKDYHLPEQLSYRKACAEDAKIIAEFYKDIFKTYPFPIHDHKYILKTMNENVVYFSIWNGDKLVAISSSEMDKEKLNVEMTDFGTNPKYSGKGLAVYLLNKMEDEMRNRGIKTAYSIARSISYGMNITFSKNSYTFAGTLINNTNISGGIESMNVWYKEL
- a CDS encoding RtcB family protein, which produces MQEIKGRYNSAKVFTDNIDSETISQLYTLLNQMFIIDSKIRIMPDTHSGKGCVIGTTMTIKDKVVPNLVGVDIGCGVDVIKIDSKEIDFEKLDKVIRENIPYGMNIHDKSHRFSKDINLEELKCIKHVNCSRAINSIGTLGGGNHFIEVDVDIEGAYYVLIHSGSRYLGGQVAKYYQDLAVKNFNRDKVMNEREKIINELKACGKASEIEKTLKKLKHPPQNPKELMYVDGANFKDYIHDMNIIQNYAKTNRRAMADIILKNMGWKAEEYFSTIHNYIDIENMILRKGAVSAQKGEKLVIPINMKDGALICIGKGNEDWNFSAPHGAGRIFSRKQAKKVLSLEEFKNKMNGVWTSCVSQYTLDESPMVYKPIDEIMENVIDTLDVISVIKPVYNFKAN
- a CDS encoding helix-turn-helix transcriptional regulator gives rise to the protein MNKTDFIKKIDEKLKLIRNEKEFTQDKMAEIIGISKKTLVQIEKGRSSLGWTGAVAVCTIFKDSEILQMAFGGSSEDLILSIAFNNYEENYKNTLGGKVWWIPINSKGIYRIQQNIITNHYRILDNKDRRICSSFDLEYMEKRLQELYT
- a CDS encoding coproporphyrinogen-III oxidase family protein, whose amino-acid sequence is MITDIFRKLILKKKDKFIFKGYKNGMVDFNKIEENTGLYIHIPFCKSICPYCPYNKVVYEKEKVEKYKNALLNELNFYKKHLKNKNISSIYIGGGTPTLLIDEIKEVLDFIKKEFNFNGDVGIEVYPREVTEELLNKIQLADITLISLGIQTFNDDKLNFLGRRYKKAEAENALEKILKFNFKCVDVDIMTNIPGQTIDDIENDLRKIYSYNIHQLSIYPLIIFPMTSMDRIIKEKKLSRFSEFGEKKILNLIENVSKEYGYERSSVWTYGKAENNRYTSVTRESFIGIGAGASSLFSNYFYLNTFNVDEYIKCNTIESPTPPINLVNTMTSREKMIFWIFWRCYDGIIDNDRFYELFNKDMEKEFKLLFTTLKILRMCTKKGNKIFLTHLGRFAYHYVEKQYSIYYLNYLWGESMKNPWIERLEL
- the mtnN gene encoding 5'-methylthioadenosine/S-adenosylhomocysteine nucleosidase, translating into MRKRFLAVILGIIMTFAFIGCSNSKTKEAVRPIVIQGAMDVETQSLVKQLQNAEKVTYGGWTFWKGTIDKFPVVVAKTEIGMTNAAASTLLAIEKFNPRAIINQGTAGGHDPQLHRCDIVIGKKSVNFGALRSEHGDYNKGIHPENWIPMNIEVNVNGETKEFKDFEGDAQLIKSAKSVANLYKKGKVVEGVIGSADEWNRELDRIKWINKKYGTSVEEMETASAAQVAKAYNIPFLGIRILSNSEVNNEEYDRNSGEYCQNYVLEVTKTLIKEYSK
- a CDS encoding (deoxy)nucleoside triphosphate pyrophosphohydrolase, yielding MKKLLKVVGAIIENDNNEILCALRSPKMTLPNMWEFPGGKVEKNESLGQAIVREIQEELKCSVEDKEIFYDNTHDYEKFIVNLTTIKCKIKEGTPTANEHSKLIWLKRENLKSLNWAPADMPAVEQLVNEKV
- a CDS encoding GntR family transcriptional regulator — protein: MKLIISNVSGVPIYKQIKEQIKSAILSGELEENEALPSLRKLSKHLKISVLTTTRAYTELEQEGFVKNIQGKGCYVMERGSKLIREHLIREVEKNLTNAILAAKRADLKITDLHSMLDILEEAEDDE
- a CDS encoding ABC transporter ATP-binding protein, which encodes MNDALIVNNLSKNYSNFKLKDVSFQLPQGYIMGLIGKNGSGKTTTIRCILNMIKRNSGEICIFGKDNIQDELEIKKNIGAVFDSNFFVDNWNITDVEKTVSMFYSHWNKVYFHTLLKKFHLNKNKKVKELSKGMQMKLMLACALSYDANLLILDEPTSGLDPVSRDELLEILADYIEDGVHSILFSTHITEDLDKIADYITYLNNGEVFYTGGKEEFIDLFRIVKGGPEELSLDLKNKLEGIRTFPTGFEGLIKTQYVKDYPSLLYEPATIDDIIIFTNKGEV